One Clostridia bacterium DNA window includes the following coding sequences:
- the yyaC gene encoding spore protease YyaC yields the protein MFLKAPVKQQYINMESALAFKNFTDVLHAIVDKSVRSGYKSIVFVCIGTDRSTGDSLGPLIGYKINNIRQKNVYVYGTLENPVHAKNIDEIMKSIHLLYNKPFVIAIDACLGRMDHVGYITIGEGSIKPGSGVNKDLAPVGDMYITGIVNFGGFMDFLVLQNTRLSIVMKMADLISMGIRYVLWKLNSDPESQEFFEGFIDK from the coding sequence ATGTTTTTAAAAGCTCCGGTAAAGCAGCAGTACATAAATATGGAAAGTGCTCTGGCATTTAAAAACTTTACAGATGTCCTCCATGCAATAGTTGATAAAAGTGTGAGAAGCGGGTATAAATCCATCGTATTTGTATGTATTGGGACGGATAGGTCTACAGGTGATAGTTTGGGCCCTCTTATAGGCTATAAGATCAATAATATAAGACAAAAAAACGTATATGTATACGGAACTCTGGAAAACCCCGTGCATGCCAAGAATATTGATGAAATAATGAAAAGCATACATTTGCTTTATAATAAGCCTTTTGTTATAGCGATAGATGCATGTCTTGGTCGTATGGACCATGTAGGATACATAACCATAGGAGAGGGATCGATTAAGCCTGGGTCCGGAGTAAACAAGGATCTTGCACCGGTTGGGGACATGTATATTACGGGAATAGTTAATTTTGGCGGTTTTATGGACTTTCTGGTATTACAGAATACCCGGCTTAGTATAGTAATGAAAATGGCTGACTTAATATCGATGGGAATAAGATATGTGCTATGGAAGCTGAACAGTGACCCGGAGAGTCAGGAATTTTTTGAGGGTTTTATTGATAAATAG
- the glnA gene encoding type I glutamate--ammonia ligase, translating into MPRYSKEDILRIVREQDVKFIRLQFTDIFGILKNVAITVEQLEKALDNKCMFDGSSIEGFVRIEESDMYLRPDTNTFVIFPWRPQTGKVARLICDVYNPDGTPFEGDPRYILKKALNKAYDMGYETLNVGPECEFFLFITDSEGNPTTVTHDNAGYFDLGPVDLGENARRDMCMALEEMGFEIEASHHEVAPGQHEIDFKYSDALSTADAILTFKLVVKTIAQRHGLHATFMPKPLFGINGSGMHTNVSLFKNGKNVFDDEKDPLQLSKEAYWFIGGLMKNMRSIAAITNPIVNSYKRLVPGYEAPVYIAWSARNRSPLIRIPAARGASTRVELRCPDPTCNPYLALAAILTAGLDGIENKIQPPASTDKNIFQMSQDQRKSEGIESLPGSLKEAIDELEGSSLAKEILGEHIFEKYIEAKRGEWDEYKTKISSWEIEQYLTKY; encoded by the coding sequence ATGCCGAGATACTCAAAGGAAGACATTCTGAGGATAGTCAGGGAGCAGGACGTTAAGTTCATACGTTTGCAATTTACGGATATTTTCGGTATTTTAAAGAATGTGGCGATTACTGTAGAGCAGCTTGAAAAAGCCTTGGACAACAAGTGCATGTTTGACGGATCATCAATCGAAGGTTTTGTCAGAATAGAAGAGTCTGATATGTATCTCCGTCCTGATACAAATACTTTTGTTATTTTTCCGTGGAGACCACAGACAGGGAAAGTTGCAAGATTGATCTGTGATGTTTACAATCCGGATGGAACACCCTTTGAAGGAGATCCCAGGTATATTCTCAAAAAGGCTTTAAATAAAGCGTATGATATGGGATATGAAACACTGAATGTAGGACCTGAGTGTGAATTCTTTTTATTCATTACTGACAGCGAGGGCAATCCGACTACGGTTACCCATGATAATGCTGGCTACTTTGATCTTGGGCCTGTAGATCTGGGGGAGAACGCCAGAAGAGATATGTGTATGGCTTTGGAAGAGATGGGATTTGAAATAGAGGCTTCTCATCATGAGGTTGCACCGGGGCAGCATGAAATCGACTTTAAATACAGTGATGCTTTAAGCACTGCAGACGCCATACTGACATTCAAACTGGTAGTAAAAACAATAGCACAAAGGCATGGATTGCATGCTACGTTTATGCCAAAGCCCTTGTTCGGAATTAATGGCTCCGGTATGCATACAAATGTTTCTCTGTTTAAGAATGGTAAGAATGTTTTTGATGATGAAAAAGATCCTTTACAATTGAGTAAAGAAGCATACTGGTTTATCGGCGGACTTATGAAAAATATGAGATCTATAGCAGCGATAACCAACCCTATAGTAAATTCATATAAAAGGCTTGTACCCGGTTATGAAGCACCTGTATATATAGCATGGTCCGCAAGGAATAGAAGTCCGCTTATAAGGATACCGGCAGCAAGGGGAGCTTCTACTAGAGTAGAGCTGAGATGTCCTGATCCGACATGCAACCCGTATTTGGCTTTAGCAGCGATTTTGACGGCGGGGCTTGATGGTATTGAAAACAAGATACAACCTCCCGCTTCCACTGACAAAAATATTTTTCAGATGAGTCAAGACCAAAGGAAATCAGAAGGGATTGAATCACTGCCAGGCAGCTTGAAGGAAGCAATAGATGAGCTTGAAGGCAGTAGCCTCGCTAAGGAAATACTCGGTGAGCATATATTTGAAAAGTACATTGAGGCAAAGCGTGGGGAATGGGATGAGTATAAAACTAAAATAAGCAGTTGGGAAATAGAGCAGTATTTGACCAAATATTAA
- a CDS encoding rubredoxin — translation MDKYICTACGYEYDPEKGDPDSGIAPGTAFADIPEDWVCPICGVGKDMFEKA, via the coding sequence ATGGATAAGTACATATGTACTGCGTGTGGTTATGAATACGATCCAGAAAAGGGTGACCCTGACAGTGGCATAGCACCCGGAACTGCTTTTGCAGATATTCCTGAGGATTGGGTGTGTCCCATTTGCGGTGTAGGCAAAGATATGTTTGAAAAAGCATGA
- a CDS encoding glycoside hydrolase, with protein MGKYIVGVLAILLTCIYSACYMLFLNIPCMSAISEKTIIGERTVEANLGENETNRLYSDRETALLNFIKKRMMGNEGQIYTKIKQGEACGEVLSESVGLLMEYCIEKNNRVLFDKEFDFLREKLLDDKNLIRWKAANKEVNCNAAIDDFRIVRALLDAYDIWGDKVYLDTAGFIQESIFKKQVEGEWLFEFYDWKLGKSNKTIPLCYLDLYTLGRLREFNKDWSRVADFGERIISEGKPDSEIPIYYKYYDYETKRYFLDEEYVKSKAVCLTYTLYTVMHMSEINGDTEMFTNWLKKEMGTGRLYAWYDPQTGTPANDIESTAVYALAAVYAKKTGEGELYHRLIDRMMAFRVNDKKSPDYGGFGNEDTGECYSFDNLTALWALALE; from the coding sequence ATGGGGAAATATATAGTAGGGGTATTAGCTATTTTATTGACATGTATTTACTCAGCGTGTTATATGTTATTTCTGAATATCCCTTGCATGTCCGCAATTAGCGAAAAGACAATCATAGGGGAAAGAACTGTAGAAGCAAATCTAGGTGAGAATGAAACAAATAGGCTTTACTCGGATAGGGAAACTGCCTTGCTGAACTTTATCAAGAAGAGAATGATGGGAAATGAGGGGCAGATATATACTAAAATAAAGCAGGGAGAAGCTTGCGGAGAAGTCCTTTCGGAATCTGTAGGGCTTTTGATGGAATATTGCATAGAAAAAAATAACAGAGTATTATTTGATAAAGAATTTGACTTTTTAAGGGAAAAATTGCTGGATGATAAAAACCTTATCAGATGGAAAGCTGCGAATAAGGAGGTAAATTGTAACGCAGCTATTGATGATTTCAGAATAGTAAGAGCTTTGCTGGATGCATACGATATATGGGGGGATAAGGTTTATCTGGATACGGCGGGATTTATTCAGGAGAGTATTTTTAAAAAGCAGGTAGAGGGTGAATGGCTTTTTGAGTTTTATGATTGGAAGTTGGGTAAAAGCAATAAAACCATACCATTGTGTTATCTGGATCTGTATACTCTGGGCAGGTTGAGGGAGTTTAATAAAGACTGGTCAAGGGTTGCGGATTTTGGAGAACGGATCATCAGCGAAGGCAAGCCTGATTCTGAAATACCTATATACTACAAATATTATGATTACGAAACAAAGAGGTACTTCCTTGATGAGGAATATGTAAAAAGCAAGGCTGTTTGCCTTACTTATACTTTATACACTGTCATGCATATGTCGGAAATTAACGGGGATACGGAAATGTTTACAAACTGGCTGAAAAAGGAAATGGGAACCGGGAGGCTATATGCCTGGTATGACCCACAAACCGGAACCCCTGCAAACGATATCGAAAGTACGGCAGTCTATGCCTTGGCGGCAGTATATGCAAAAAAAACGGGTGAGGGTGAACTTTATCATAGGTTGATTGATCGTATGATGGCCTTCAGGGTAAATGATAAAAAATCACCGGATTATGGAGGCTTCGGAAATGAGGATACCGGGGAATGCTATTCCTTCGACAACCTCACCGCCTTATGGGCTTTGGCATTGGAGTGA
- a CDS encoding MarR family transcriptional regulator → MLEANNMFDLLIDSLKKVLYPEEWIDFDMSFSKTELFAMLLIHRQGEIIMSQVADYINVPMSTATGIVERLVKNGYILRERSETDRRIVTIKLTPKGEELITRFKDTVMQYINEINSSLTGEEKQLLLKVFAKFVKVLESKNAAILSGEIKEKKIKKIEIE, encoded by the coding sequence ATGTTAGAAGCCAACAATATGTTTGATCTATTGATAGACAGTCTTAAAAAGGTTTTATATCCGGAAGAGTGGATAGACTTTGATATGTCATTTTCAAAGACCGAGCTTTTTGCGATGCTCCTTATACACAGACAAGGAGAAATCATTATGAGCCAGGTCGCCGACTATATTAATGTGCCTATGAGTACAGCCACCGGCATCGTGGAAAGGTTAGTAAAAAACGGCTATATCCTGCGTGAAAGAAGCGAAACTGACAGACGCATCGTTACTATAAAGCTTACACCAAAAGGCGAAGAACTGATTACACGGTTTAAAGATACCGTCATGCAGTACATAAATGAGATAAATTCCTCTCTGACAGGAGAAGAGAAGCAGCTTCTGCTAAAGGTATTTGCCAAATTCGTAAAAGTGCTGGAAAGCAAGAACGCAGCAATTCTTTCCGGTGAAATAAAGGAAAAGAAAATTAAGAAGATCGAAATTGAGTAA
- a CDS encoding HXXEE domain-containing protein has translation MDSPSIFILFALAITLHNIEEALWLPQWSKYAKKFHKPVTKDEFHFAVLLYTIAAYLITALFLFFPQSEIIKYAYFGYAGAMILNAVMPHLAASIVLKRYAPGTVTGVFLNIPVNSLIITYSISKGLIDLTVVVISTLITGILLIALLKPSFLLGRKLIRY, from the coding sequence ATGGATTCACCAAGTATTTTTATACTCTTTGCTTTAGCAATAACACTACATAATATTGAAGAGGCACTTTGGCTGCCCCAATGGTCAAAGTACGCAAAAAAATTTCATAAACCCGTCACAAAAGATGAATTTCACTTTGCAGTCCTTCTGTACACAATAGCTGCATACCTGATAACAGCTTTATTCCTGTTCTTCCCACAATCGGAAATAATAAAGTATGCATATTTCGGGTATGCAGGGGCTATGATATTGAATGCAGTAATGCCCCACCTTGCAGCAAGTATTGTATTAAAGAGATATGCACCGGGAACAGTAACAGGTGTTTTTCTTAACATCCCCGTAAACAGCTTGATAATAACTTATTCTATCAGCAAAGGACTTATTGATCTTACTGTGGTAGTAATATCTACACTAATTACCGGCATATTGTTGATTGCTTTACTCAAGCCTTCATTCCTGCTGGGGAGAAAACTGATCAGGTATTGA
- a CDS encoding SpoIIE family protein phosphatase produces MGTTNINPSNPDSNQGSSLIEDIINGMFDWVRVLDRNDNIIYINKAMSEALDNLKTGEKCYKAIGRSAPCENCISRRTVFEGQSHEKEETIKDRIYSVMSSPVKDQNGEIIAVVEVLRDITQMKLLQKKITEQNHKLQSDLRIARKLQCSLLPKSFPEDKISFSFIYRPCETIGGDFLDIFKIDEDHVGVYIADVSGHGVPASMLTVFLRSSINKKLLSPAAVLKELYNEFNNSNFDQDLYITVFYAIFSLKENKIRFSNAGHNVCPILFNKGKFEILRSAGIPISNWMTAPDYSDKFVNFTSGDKVFLYTDGIVELKNDTNEQYGEKRLLDILLNASSGSGETLNNIADSACKFAGIDTTAEIPDDITMALVEIR; encoded by the coding sequence ATGGGTACTACAAATATTAATCCTTCAAATCCTGATAGCAACCAAGGCAGCAGTCTCATAGAAGACATAATTAACGGAATGTTTGATTGGGTAAGGGTTCTTGACAGGAATGACAATATAATATATATCAATAAAGCTATGTCTGAAGCTCTTGACAATCTGAAAACAGGGGAAAAGTGCTATAAAGCAATAGGAAGGTCTGCTCCATGTGAAAACTGTATTTCCCGAAGGACAGTTTTTGAGGGTCAATCACATGAAAAGGAAGAAACAATAAAAGACAGGATATATTCTGTTATGAGTTCTCCGGTAAAAGATCAGAACGGTGAAATAATAGCTGTAGTGGAAGTTTTAAGAGATATCACTCAAATGAAGCTGCTGCAGAAAAAAATAACGGAACAAAACCATAAACTCCAGTCTGACCTGCGCATAGCAAGAAAATTGCAGTGCAGCCTTCTGCCAAAAAGTTTTCCGGAGGATAAAATCAGCTTTTCGTTCATATATAGGCCCTGTGAAACTATAGGGGGAGACTTTTTAGACATATTCAAAATAGATGAAGACCATGTAGGCGTATATATAGCCGATGTATCAGGACACGGTGTACCCGCTTCAATGCTTACAGTCTTTTTGCGTTCCAGTATCAATAAGAAACTGTTATCTCCGGCGGCTGTGCTCAAAGAACTTTATAATGAGTTTAACAACAGTAATTTCGATCAGGATTTATATATTACGGTTTTTTATGCAATATTTAGCCTTAAGGAAAATAAAATCAGATTTTCTAATGCAGGGCATAACGTTTGTCCGATACTATTTAACAAGGGAAAGTTTGAAATCCTGCGATCTGCCGGTATTCCGATAAGCAACTGGATGACTGCTCCGGATTATTCGGATAAATTCGTAAATTTTACATCCGGCGATAAAGTTTTTCTATATACCGACGGTATTGTAGAATTAAAAAACGACACTAACGAACAATACGGAGAAAAACGGCTACTTGATATACTATTAAACGCCTCATCCGGTTCTGGTGAAACCCTGAACAATATTGCCGATAGTGCTTGTAAATTTGCAGGAATAGATACTACTGCTGAAATTCCCGATGACATTACAATGGCTCTGGTTGAAATCAGATAA
- a CDS encoding ArsA family ATPase, producing the protein MRIILYTGKGGVGKTSVAAATAVKSAGRGLKTLVVSTDPAHSLGDSFDIKLSPEPLQISENLWAQEIDSVHEAEQGWRKIQEFISTVFTSKAVNDITAEELSIFPGIEDLLSLLRILRYHKEKSFDVIIIDCAPTGETLAFLSYPDLLRWWMEKLFPIQKKALKIVRPIAGSLLGVPMPSDSVVNEIENLFHQLSEMREILSNREITSVRIVVNPEKMVVKEAQRSFAYLNLYDYNIDAVVVNRVIPDNVSDNYFKVWKDIQKKYKETIINSFSPLPIYYAPLFEREIVGLEMLEKMGKEVFNETDPTAISYTSRTQQVTRDGEEYILTIYMPFTDKKEISLNQKGDELIIKVGNVKRNIVLPRTLLNLAIQGAKFENEMLKIRFGGAHNE; encoded by the coding sequence ATGAGAATCATACTATATACAGGAAAGGGCGGCGTAGGAAAAACGAGTGTGGCCGCAGCTACAGCAGTAAAAAGTGCAGGCAGAGGTCTGAAAACATTGGTAGTAAGCACGGATCCGGCACACAGTCTAGGCGATTCATTCGATATCAAGCTTTCACCGGAGCCATTACAGATCAGCGAGAATCTCTGGGCACAGGAGATTGATTCCGTTCACGAAGCAGAGCAGGGTTGGAGAAAAATACAAGAGTTTATTTCTACCGTTTTCACTTCCAAGGCTGTAAATGATATAACAGCTGAAGAACTGTCAATATTTCCAGGCATCGAAGACCTGCTTAGTTTATTGAGAATATTACGTTATCATAAAGAAAAATCCTTCGATGTAATCATAATTGACTGTGCTCCCACCGGTGAGACACTGGCTTTCCTAAGTTATCCGGATTTACTCAGATGGTGGATGGAGAAACTATTCCCCATTCAGAAAAAAGCGCTGAAGATCGTCAGGCCTATAGCCGGATCCTTACTGGGTGTCCCGATGCCATCAGACAGCGTGGTCAACGAAATAGAGAACCTGTTCCATCAACTCAGTGAAATGAGAGAAATACTTTCAAACAGGGAAATAACAAGCGTACGTATAGTAGTAAACCCGGAAAAAATGGTAGTGAAGGAGGCTCAGCGAAGCTTCGCTTATCTGAATCTTTACGATTACAATATCGATGCAGTAGTAGTAAACAGAGTAATCCCCGATAATGTATCCGATAATTATTTCAAAGTGTGGAAGGATATACAGAAAAAATACAAAGAAACCATTATTAACAGCTTTTCTCCACTACCTATTTATTATGCTCCTCTCTTTGAAAGGGAGATAGTTGGACTCGAAATGCTGGAAAAAATGGGCAAGGAAGTCTTTAACGAAACTGACCCTACTGCAATCAGCTACACCAGCAGAACCCAGCAGGTTACAAGAGACGGTGAGGAATACATACTCACCATCTATATGCCATTTACCGATAAAAAGGAAATATCTCTAAACCAAAAAGGTGATGAGTTGATAATAAAAGTCGGAAACGTGAAAAGAAATATAGTACTGCCCCGCACTCTGCTCAACTTAGCTATACAAGGGGCAAAATTTGAAAATGAGATGTTGAAAATACGTTTTGGAGGTGCTCACAATGAATGA
- a CDS encoding gamma-glutamyl-gamma-aminobutyrate hydrolase family protein, whose product MSKYRPLIGITSGYDYEKDTMFVKNGYYAAVIKAGGVAVAIPPVDDERVLDEVMCKCDGFILSGGPDLDAVHFNESNMPYNGEISPCRDRVELYIAGKAVESDLPLLGICRGIQVMNVALGGTIYQDIYSQINCRELVRHSQNAPKWYPTHEINIEQDTLISKIFGNTCARVNSFHHQAVRELGCGFAVTSRAEDGIIESIENTDKRFAVGIQWHAELMWEKDDKHLNLFREFIECCK is encoded by the coding sequence ATGAGTAAGTACAGACCGCTGATAGGAATAACTTCAGGGTATGACTATGAGAAAGATACTATGTTTGTAAAAAACGGTTATTATGCAGCAGTAATTAAAGCCGGAGGGGTAGCTGTCGCAATTCCGCCCGTAGATGATGAAAGGGTATTGGATGAGGTTATGTGCAAGTGTGATGGTTTTATTCTTTCAGGTGGGCCTGATCTGGATGCGGTTCATTTTAATGAGAGCAACATGCCTTATAACGGAGAGATATCCCCTTGCAGGGATAGGGTAGAATTGTATATTGCAGGAAAGGCTGTAGAATCAGATTTACCTTTGCTGGGGATATGCAGGGGTATACAGGTTATGAATGTAGCTTTGGGGGGAACAATATATCAGGATATTTACTCGCAGATAAATTGCAGGGAGCTCGTAAGACACTCGCAGAATGCTCCCAAATGGTATCCTACTCATGAAATAAATATTGAGCAGGATACCTTGATAAGCAAAATTTTCGGCAACACCTGTGCCAGGGTAAATTCCTTTCATCACCAGGCTGTCAGGGAGTTGGGGTGTGGGTTTGCAGTAACTTCCAGAGCTGAGGACGGAATCATCGAATCAATCGAAAATACTGATAAAAGATTTGCAGTAGGTATTCAGTGGCATGCCGAGCTGATGTGGGAAAAGGATGATAAACATCTGAATCTGTTCAGGGAGTTCATTGAATGTTGTAAATGA
- a CDS encoding ANTAR domain-containing protein, translating into MESARILLAMSNDASISKLRVILVENGYTVVDQAKDGNECLRKIRALKPDLVILDYGLPLMNGFEVSKVVIEDKVCDIILIISPAQEGLISNIKSENNFVCMSKPLNKPSLINTIDLMVKNKRRIRELEQEIETLKASLDTRKEVEKAKGLLMKHLSLSEAEAFKRIQRQSMDRGIPMKEIAKAIILAYDI; encoded by the coding sequence ATGGAATCAGCGAGGATATTGTTAGCCATGAGCAATGACGCGTCAATTAGTAAATTGAGAGTCATTTTGGTTGAAAATGGATATACGGTTGTAGACCAGGCCAAAGACGGGAATGAATGTTTGAGGAAAATACGCGCTCTCAAACCTGATCTGGTAATACTAGATTACGGACTTCCCCTGATGAATGGCTTTGAGGTTTCAAAAGTTGTCATAGAAGACAAGGTCTGTGACATAATCCTTATTATTTCACCTGCACAGGAAGGGCTTATAAGTAATATCAAATCAGAGAATAATTTTGTTTGTATGTCCAAACCCTTGAATAAACCCAGTCTGATAAATACAATAGACTTAATGGTGAAAAATAAGAGAAGAATAAGAGAACTGGAGCAGGAAATTGAGACGTTGAAAGCCAGCCTGGATACCCGTAAAGAGGTTGAGAAGGCAAAGGGGTTGCTGATGAAGCATTTGAGCCTTTCAGAGGCTGAAGCTTTTAAGAGGATTCAGCGTCAGAGTATGGACAGGGGGATTCCTATGAAAGAAATTGCAAAAGCTATTATTCTTGCATATGATATTTAA
- a CDS encoding mismatch-specific DNA-glycosylase — protein sequence MNRIPDIIGHNLKILFIGYNPGLKSAETGHHYASPSNRFWKLLFESGITPYRFKPEEDVKLLDLGYGSTNIVSRPTRGAAELKSEEFREGAVVLKELLAKYKPVIACYVGMGVYKRFSGRQRVGYGLQKDSIVEGVRDYVCPSPSGLNRMPYSTQLEYFRDMKSVSE from the coding sequence ATGAATAGAATTCCGGATATAATCGGACATAACTTAAAAATACTTTTTATTGGGTATAATCCCGGTCTTAAATCGGCTGAAACGGGGCATCATTATGCTTCACCGAGTAACAGGTTTTGGAAACTTTTATTTGAATCCGGTATTACACCTTACAGATTCAAGCCGGAAGAAGATGTGAAACTTCTTGATCTGGGATATGGTTCAACAAATATTGTTTCAAGACCGACCAGAGGAGCAGCTGAATTGAAGTCAGAAGAATTCAGGGAAGGAGCTGTTGTACTAAAAGAACTCCTTGCAAAATACAAACCTGTTATTGCGTGTTATGTCGGTATGGGAGTGTATAAAAGGTTTTCCGGTAGACAGCGGGTAGGATATGGCCTGCAGAAGGATAGTATTGTAGAAGGAGTAAGAGATTATGTATGCCCTTCGCCTAGCGGTTTAAATCGTATGCCTTACAGCACTCAACTTGAGTATTTCAGAGATATGAAATCTGTTTCTGAATAA
- a CDS encoding TetR/AcrR family transcriptional regulator produces MYRNFENLPEDKRNKIISVSIEEFAQNGYEKASTNSIVKKAGISKGILFHYFGNKKSLYLYILDYVIDYYIKKFNSQYAFSTSDVFERLVERAKEKMKLAYEDPDMYKLVFEAFANTPDDIKPEVQGRYAKIIAEQTPLAFKDLDFSKFRKGVDPKKAIELIVLSLEALGNKYLSMYKNRGIWTSEEMEKMMQESLEYVEMLKYGIYESEK; encoded by the coding sequence GAAGAATTCGCCCAAAATGGCTATGAGAAAGCTTCAACGAATTCTATCGTAAAAAAAGCTGGTATTTCCAAGGGAATCCTCTTCCACTACTTTGGTAACAAAAAAAGCCTATACCTGTATATACTTGATTATGTAATTGATTATTATATCAAGAAATTCAACAGCCAGTATGCTTTTTCTACCAGTGACGTATTTGAACGGCTTGTTGAACGTGCTAAAGAGAAAATGAAACTGGCATATGAAGATCCTGATATGTATAAGCTTGTGTTTGAAGCTTTTGCAAATACCCCGGATGATATTAAGCCGGAGGTACAGGGCAGATATGCTAAAATTATTGCCGAGCAAACCCCACTGGCTTTCAAGGATTTAGACTTTTCCAAGTTCCGCAAGGGTGTAGATCCCAAGAAAGCTATAGAATTAATTGTGCTTTCACTGGAGGCACTGGGGAATAAATATCTGAGTATGTATAAAAACAGGGGAATATGGACTTCGGAAGAAATGGAAAAGATGATGCAGGAATCTCTGGAGTATGTGGAGATGCTCAAATACGGAATATATGAAAGCGAGAAATGA